One genomic window of Branchiostoma lanceolatum isolate klBraLanc5 chromosome 5, klBraLanc5.hap2, whole genome shotgun sequence includes the following:
- the LOC136435950 gene encoding ultra-long-chain fatty acid omega-hydroxylase-like, with translation MVASAEGEQSHVFDVLRQLSAGLPYGVTGTTLIALVGVLAIRLSVFVVNFVVWQVKIRRVMKQFHGVSHGSPDRLLSLDHNNRYRVWWVTPFNAFTVCSHPETVKPITSNKRDGLLLSEGSKWQRNRRLLTPAFHFDILKNYVKLFSESADVLLEKWMSRDPGASVELFDDVGLMTLDNILKCSLGYKSSCQTDGKSAPYILAVHDLTRLIDERTNNLPHYIDFIYYLSASGRRFRQACKVVHCFSEQVITERKEELKKENLTFLSSKRGKCLALLDILLQAKDEDGTGLSVSEIQDEVNTFLFGGHHTTASGISWTLFHLAQNKDYQDKCRREVKGVLQGRTDMTWNDVGKLPFTTMCIKESMRCVPPVARMVRSLKQDLTFADGKWLPKGSSAFADIAGLHRNREIWPNPTVYDPYRFSPENSNSRRPHAFLPFSAGPRNCIGQNFAMAEMKVALALILQRFHLELDDTKPPAVPCYRITLQAKDGIWVKLHPLKTNM, from the exons ATGGTTGCGTCAGCAGAGGGTGAGCAGAGCCATGTCTTTGACGTCCTCCGCCAGCTGTCTGCCGGACTACCCTACGGCGTTACCGGGACCACCCTTATCGCCCTGGTGGGGGTATTGGCTATTCGTCTGTCTGTGTTCGTGGTAAACTTCGTGGTCTGGCAGGTAAAGATCAGGAGAGTCATGAAGCAGTTTCATGGAGTCTCTCATGGTAGTCCG GATCGGTTATTATCCCTGGATCATAACAATCGCTACCGTGTCTGGTGGGTCACCCCGTTCAATGCCTTTACAGTCTGCAGCCATCCCGAAACCGTCAAGCCAATTACAAGCAACAAAA GAGACGGTCTTTTACTTAGTGAAGGAAGCAAGTGGCAGAGGAACAGGCGTCTGCTGACGCCCGCTTTTCACTTCGACATCCTGAAGAACTACGTGAAGTTGTTCTCTGAATCAGCGGATGTACTTCTG GAAAAGTGGATGTCACGTGATCCTGGTGCATCTGTGGAACTGTTTGATGACGTCGGGCTGATGACGTTGGACAACATCCTAAAATGCAGTTTGGGTTACAAAAGCAGCTGTCAGACTGACGG AAAGTCGGCCCCGTATATCCTGGCTGTGCACGACTTGACCAGACTTATCGATGAAAGAACTAATAATCTGCCGCACTATATTGACTTCATCTACTACCTAAGTGCAAGCGGTCGTCG ATTCCGCCAGGCTTGCAAGGTCGTCCACTGTTTCTCCGAACAGGTTATAACAGAAAGGAAAGAAGAACTGAAGAAGGAAAACTTAACTTTCTTGAGTTCAAAACGTGGGAAGTGCTTGGCTCTTCTGGATATTTTGTTACAAGCGAAG GATGAAGACGGTACCGGACTGAGTGTTTCCGAGATTCAAGACGAAGTCAACACGTTTCTGTTCGGCGGCCACCACACCACGGCCAGTGGGATCAGCTGGACACTCTTCCATTTGGCCCAAAACAAGGATTACCAGGACAAGTGCAGGAGGGAGGTGAAAGGGGTGCTTCAGGGACGGACAGATATGACATG GAATGACGTTGGTAAACTACCGTTCACCACAATGTGTATCAAAGAGAGCATGCGCTGTGTGCCTCCTGTTGCTCGTATGGTGCGGTCTTTGAAGCAGGACCTGACCTTTGCTGACGGAAAATGGTTGCCAAAGG GGAGCTCGGCTTTTGCTGATATCGCTGGACTTCATAGGAACAGGGAGATTTGGCCAAATCCTAcg GTGTATGATCCTTACCGCTTCTCACCTGAGAACTCCAACAGCCGACGTCCTCACGCTTTTCTACCCTTCTCCGCAGGACCAAG GAACTGCATTGGGCAGAACTTTGCTATGGCCGAGATGAAGGTGGCGTTAGCGCTGATCCTACAGCGGTTCCACCTGGAGTTGGACGATACCAAACCGCCAGCCGTCCCTTGTTACAGGATAACTCTACAGGCTAAGGATGGCATCTGGGTAAAACTTCACCCGCTCAAGACCAATATGTAA
- the LOC136434274 gene encoding uncharacterized protein, with protein sequence MFNGVCYKDFPKKRSYDEARERCAADGGMLALPKDNATNAFLVNLRDGTGNRWFGMTDRIKEGQWVFEDGQNLATTGYSNWYPGEPNNKDRRQHCAAIWETVSTWADLRCSSTRGFICQIDQGTHSLRIKTSDTKNSMSGNDLTLEILSDICNGVCTTTTVSGLTAKGTEYVRAIPSSNFVDPTGLRLKALGRDWLKIDWVDIYNADTERNYHFSCLPDGCALSTDQTEGSGEFLLDVEGTHSLRIRTSDVKDSGSKNGLTVEILSDICTGYCATTTVSGLTAKGTVYLPTLNSTANFGHPTTLRLTALGPDWLEMDWIDVYNAETGRYYRFSCRDIQGYYSPKGCELSTDGTEGFTQLILHVDGQP encoded by the exons ATGTTCAATGGAGTTTGTTACAAGGACTTTCCAAAGAAGAGGTCCTACGATGAGGCCAGAGAGCGATGTGCTGCGGATGGGGGCATGTTAGCACTACCGAAAGACAATGCGACCAACGCCTTTCTTGTCAATCTGAGAGACGGGACTGGCAATCGCTGGTTTGGCATGACTGACCGCATCAAGGAAGGTcagtgggtatttgaggacGGACAGAACCTGGCAACAACCGGTTATTCCAACTGGTATCCCGGTGAACCGAACAATAAGGACCGCCGGCAACACTGTGCCGCTATTTGGGAAACTGTGTCCACATGGGCCGATTTGAGATGCAGCTCCACCAGGGGATTCATCTGTCAGATAGATCAAG GGACTCACAGTCTGAGGATAAAGACGAGTGACACGAAGAATTCCATGAGCGGAAATGACTTGACGTTAGAAATCCTTTCTGACATTTGTAATGGTGTCTGCACAACGACGACTGTATCCGGACTTACGGCAAAGGG GACCGAGTACGTTCGAGCCATTCCCTCTTCCAATTTCGTCGATCCCACGGGGCTTCGATTAAAGGCTTTAGGGCGAGACTGGCTGAAAATAGATTGG GTCGACATCTACAATGCTGATACTGAGAGgaattatcatttttcctgtctTCCTGACGGTTGCGCGCTGTCTACTGACCAAACCGAGGGAAGTGGAGAATTCCTATTGGATGTTGAAG GTACTCACAGTCTGAGGATCAGAACGAGTGATGTTAAGGATTCCGGGAGTAAAAACGGTTTGACCGTTGAAATCCTATCTGACATTTGCACTGGTTACTGCGCTACAACGACAGTATCCGGACTCACGGCAAAGGG GACCGTGTACCTTCCAACCCTTAATTCCACTGCCAATTTTGGTCATCCTACGACGCTTCGACTTACAGCCTTAGGACCTGACTGGCTGGAAATGGACTGG atTGACGTCTATAACGCTGAAACGGGGCGATACTACCGGTTTTCCTGTCGAGACATACAAGGATACTACTCTCCCAAAGGCTGTGAGCTGTCTACCGACGGAACCGAGGGTTTTACacaattgattttacatgttGATGGTCAGCCCTGa
- the LOC136435672 gene encoding zinc finger protein OZF-like, translating into MQSRAETNRHSVENRNELGRGFIFNNATNSMVTQSDNGDVPRGDSIPRQTGNETKKKRHRCEECNKEFRKPSHLVRHMRTHTGEKPFGCEECKKQFSQPNDLIRHMQTHTGEKPHGCEECGKQFSRLGNLKQHMKTHTGEKSYRCEHCDKQFRHLSHIKEHLRSHTGEKPYGCEECGRQFSRLSNLKTHILTHTGEKPYGCGECGKRFVRLATLKQHIKVHTGEKQYQCEECNKRFSRSDELKIHMRNHTGEKPYGCGECGKQFSDLGTLKRHIRTHTGEKPYQCENCIKSFSRPGLLKTHMRSHTEWKPPYVRMR; encoded by the coding sequence ATGCAAAGCAGAGCTGAAACCAATCGACACTCAGTTGAGAATCGGAACGAACTAGGGAGAGGTTTCATCTTTAACAACGCGACCAACAGCATGGTGACACAGTCTGACAACGGGGACGTACCGCGGGGGGACTCTATCCCTCGACAGACGGGAAATGAAACCAAGAAGAAACGacacagatgtgaggagtgcaacaagGAGTTCAGAAAACCGTCTCATCTGGTTagacacatgcgaactcacaccggggagaaaccttttggatgtgaggagtgcaagaAGCAGTTCAGCCAACCAAATGATTTGATAAGACACATGCAAactcacaccggggagaaaccccACGgttgtgaggagtgtggcaaacagttcagtcggctgggtaatctgaagcaACATATGAAAacacacactggggagaaatcCTACCGATGTGAGCATTGCGACAAACAGTTCCGCCATCTGAGTCACATAAAGGAACACCTGCGgtctcacactggtgagaaaccgtacggatgtgaggagtgcggcagacAGTTCAGTCGGCTTAGTAATTTGAAGACTCACATTTtaactcacactggagagaaaccgtacGGATGTGGGGAGTGTGGCAAACGGTTCGTTCGACTCGCTACTCTGAAGCAACATATAAAAGtacacactggcgagaaacaaTACCAGTGTGAGGAATGTAATAAACGCTTTAGTCGATCAGATGAACTGAAGATTCACATGCGGAATCACACCGGGGAGAAGCCTTACGGATGTGGGGAGtgcggcaaacagttcagtgaTCTGGGTACTCTGAAGAGACACATaaggactcacactggtgagaaaccgtaccagTGTGAGAATTGCATTAAAAGCTTTAGTCGACCGGGTCTTCTAAAGACACACATGCGAAGTCATACCGAGTGGAAACCTCCGTATGTCAGGATGCGGTAG